The following coding sequences lie in one Silvanigrella aquatica genomic window:
- a CDS encoding asparaginase — protein MKKRVLILHTGGTFAMVLGGGGHSASKQSPHLLDSLLSSVPELASLAEIDLNVICNIDSSDANIELWKLLSTTIKENWSDFDGFVVIHGTDTMAWTATALAFFLEGLTKPVVFTGSQRPLTALRSDARMNMIDAVELATRGIPEVLICFDSKVHRATRATKYSNEHLYAYRSYNAPIIGSFGVNMKLNSKVLKSILPEAKRHAPVINPLANNNITSLLCVPGAVPTRAFCDALLSSTNGIIIQGFGAGNLPIASEHWLDLCEKALDRQIPVVISTQCESGAVSLELYENGRKFALLGAISAHDMTFEATSVKLMVMLGRNIPFEKRHEFFATPLAFECSSSLK, from the coding sequence ATGAAAAAAAGAGTTCTTATACTCCATACAGGTGGTACGTTTGCAATGGTTTTAGGAGGAGGAGGACATTCTGCTTCCAAGCAATCTCCCCACTTGCTTGACAGTCTTTTATCTAGTGTGCCTGAGTTAGCTTCTCTGGCAGAAATTGATTTGAATGTCATTTGCAATATTGATTCCTCCGACGCCAATATTGAATTATGGAAGTTATTATCTACAACTATAAAGGAAAATTGGTCGGATTTTGATGGATTTGTTGTCATTCACGGAACTGATACTATGGCGTGGACAGCAACAGCTCTTGCCTTTTTTCTAGAAGGTTTGACAAAACCCGTTGTCTTTACAGGATCGCAGCGCCCTTTAACCGCATTACGCAGTGATGCGCGCATGAATATGATTGATGCTGTTGAATTAGCAACACGTGGTATTCCTGAAGTTTTAATTTGTTTTGATAGCAAAGTACATCGTGCCACACGTGCTACAAAATATAGTAATGAACATTTGTATGCTTACCGTAGTTATAATGCTCCTATTATTGGAAGTTTTGGTGTCAATATGAAATTGAATTCCAAAGTCTTAAAATCAATTTTACCTGAAGCAAAAAGACATGCGCCGGTTATTAATCCCTTAGCAAATAATAATATTACGTCGTTACTTTGTGTCCCAGGAGCGGTTCCTACTCGCGCTTTTTGTGATGCCTTATTGTCTTCCACCAATGGAATTATCATTCAAGGTTTTGGTGCGGGCAATTTGCCGATTGCAAGTGAGCATTGGCTTGATTTGTGTGAAAAAGCGTTGGATAGACAAATTCCTGTTGTTATTTCAACTCAGTGTGAATCAGGCGCTGTCTCTTTAGAACTATATGAAAATGGAAGAAAATTTGCGTTATTGGGAGCTATTTCTGCACACGATATGACCTTTGAGGCAACCAGTGTGAAGTTGATGGTGATGTTGGGCAGAAATATTCCGTTTGAAAAAAGGCATGAGTTCTTTGCGACGCCCTTAGCTTTTGAATGTTCTTCTTCTTTAAAATGA
- the ccsA gene encoding cytochrome c biogenesis protein CcsA, whose product MPNLSFQENLIQNIFMLEAVSRIAMSTLYGFAVLSFGYTLSLRAREKKHFEMFHNLARILFGFATIFTIIYGTLEFILPLNSITTQVYTVICLVLALAVIVIDRGKEGLPSFSFLMGALIFLMVTITPFVDPKPLYRATSVDWLVYFHIGTAALGEAIFVASFCASLLYLRDYQNLKKRKWDKNSSHTSLSTLEKLIERSSLIGLTFITCSLLSGLALIFIGTFAVQVGFIKILWAFLVWGWYVMTIFGRSFWGWRGRKGAKLAIFGMILLLLGLFGTIWQYF is encoded by the coding sequence ATGCCAAACCTTTCTTTTCAAGAGAATCTCATACAGAACATCTTCATGCTGGAAGCCGTCTCACGTATTGCCATGAGCACTCTTTATGGATTTGCGGTTTTAAGTTTTGGTTATACTTTAAGCCTGCGTGCTCGTGAAAAAAAGCATTTTGAAATGTTTCATAATTTAGCTCGTATATTATTTGGATTTGCAACGATATTTACAATTATTTATGGAACCCTAGAATTTATTTTGCCGCTGAACTCAATCACAACACAAGTGTACACGGTCATATGTCTTGTTTTAGCATTGGCTGTTATTGTGATCGATCGGGGTAAAGAAGGTTTGCCTTCTTTTTCGTTTTTAATGGGCGCTCTTATTTTTTTGATGGTCACCATAACTCCTTTCGTCGATCCCAAACCTTTGTACCGTGCCACATCCGTCGATTGGCTTGTCTATTTTCACATAGGGACAGCGGCCTTGGGAGAGGCTATTTTTGTGGCATCTTTTTGCGCGTCACTTTTATATTTGCGCGACTATCAAAATTTAAAAAAACGAAAATGGGATAAAAATTCATCACATACCAGTTTATCTACCTTAGAAAAACTCATTGAACGTTCTTCGCTTATTGGTCTGACTTTTATTACGTGCAGTCTTCTCTCAGGTCTGGCCTTGATTTTTATCGGAACATTTGCTGTTCAAGTCGGTTTTATTAAAATTTTATGGGCATTTTTAGTTTGGGGATGGTATGTGATGACGATCTTTGGCAGGAGCTTCTGGGGATGGCGCGGAAGAAAAGGTGCTAAGTTAGCAATTTTTGGCATGATACTCCTGCTATTAGGATTATTTGGTACAATTTGGCAGTACTTTTAA
- a CDS encoding J domain-containing protein has protein sequence MEDDFIDDSVFEAKRLEYEKKKQKKQEKQQRLELKKQVLSELQNLLHKQNQTDSDDFESCYQASLAFKPGTKNWARAIMNLSENIELLEIRKKYIKLAQYWHPDKNNDTDNEAMKYLNEAWQILKKEC, from the coding sequence ATGGAAGACGATTTTATTGACGACAGCGTTTTTGAAGCTAAACGCTTAGAATATGAAAAGAAAAAGCAAAAAAAGCAAGAAAAGCAGCAACGCCTGGAATTAAAAAAACAGGTGCTTTCCGAATTGCAAAATTTACTGCATAAGCAAAATCAAACAGATTCAGACGATTTTGAAAGTTGCTACCAAGCTTCTCTTGCATTTAAACCAGGAACAAAAAATTGGGCGCGCGCCATTATGAATTTATCTGAAAATATTGAATTGCTTGAAATTCGCAAAAAATATATAAAACTCGCTCAATATTGGCACCCGGATAAAAACAATGATACAGATAACGAAGCAATGAAGTACTTGAACGAAGCATGGCAAATATTAAAAAAAGAATGTTAA